The Bicyclus anynana chromosome 3, ilBicAnyn1.1, whole genome shotgun sequence genome has a window encoding:
- the LOC112052229 gene encoding repressor of RNA polymerase III transcription MAF1 homolog: MKLLESGHLEALSSALSILNGDSAVQGRVESYSCKMAGAEKAFYKRFTADGETTHNLQALSPPEGMLYSRSLSGDEEGVLCDTISRKTLFYLIATLNAAFPDYDFSMAKSSEFSAEPSLSWVQGAVDAALSAVGGMRWRQLRPALWAAIDEEVLLPECRIYSYNPDLASDPFGEPGCLWTFNYFFYNKKLKRIVFVTCRAMSPVCADSGVDFAMDEDEEYN, encoded by the exons ATGAAACTCTTAGAAAGTGGACATCTCGAAGCGCTGAGCAGCGCCCTGTCTATCCTGAACGGGGACAGCGCTGTTCAAGGCCGAGTGGAGAGCTACAGCTGCAAAATGGCGGGAGCAGAGAAAGCCTTCTACAAGCGCTTCACGGCAGATGGAGAAACCACTCACAATCTTCAAGCTTTGTCACCTCCGGAAGGCATGTTGTATAG CCGAAGCCTGTCAGGTGATGAAGAAGGAGTACTCTGTGATACAATATCTCGGAAAACTTTATTCTATTTGATTGCCACACTGAATGCTGCCTTTCCAGATTATGACTTTTCAATGGCCAAG AGCAGTGAATTCAGTGCGGAACCATCTCTGAGTTGGGTGCAAGGTGCTGTGGATGCAGCCCTGTCTGCTGTAGGCGGGATGAGGTGGCGGCAACTCAGACCAGCTCTGTGGGCTGCTATAGATGAAGAGGTGCTCTTGCCAGAGTGCCGTATATACAGCTACAACCCAGACCTGGCCAGTGACCCATTTGGAGAGCCTGGCTGTCTATGGACGTTCAACTACTTCTTTTACAACAAGAAGCTGAAACGCATTGTCTTCGTCACATGTAGAGCGATGAG